In the Granulosicoccus antarcticus IMCC3135 genome, AATCTGCAATGGCTCGTACTCTGTCCACGGTGCGGTAACACGCATTGACAGTTGCAGGCAATTGGAGGCGTTGACGCGGTTGGTCCAGTCGTGCAAGGCGTTTTCGACAATGGTCGTATTGCCATCGGCTTCAGTAATGGTGTAGCGGCCTTTGAGCAGATGACGACCTGTGATTTGTTGATACTGTAGTGATTCCGTGTGTGTGCCTGAATCGGACAACAGGTCTGTTGGTGGGGCACTTCCCAACTCTGGAACTGTCCATCCCGTGTCCAGCATGAGTTGATGGCCGTCTTCATAGTCCAGAGTGTAGTTGCTGAAACTGCCTTCGATCTCCTCATTAATCGAATCCTCATCCCGGTAAACATGGACTTTGCCGGTGTGACGAACTCCGTCGAAATCGCAGCCTTGCATGTCATATCTGAAGGTTTGATTGCGCGAACTGGAATTGCTGAGTTCGTTCACTTCATAGCGGCCACCGTCCGGGCAATCCACTTTTTTCAGGCTGCCGGATAGCGTGTCATAGCCATCGCTGTTGATGGGGGTAATGACAAATCCCTTATCCCAGAGATCGCTGACTGGGGCGTAGTTGCTACCGGTGATCTGTACAAAACGGCGTATGAACTCGGTGTTGCCTGGATTGCCAATGGCCAGGTGATTGATTTGTTTGAGTAGAGCCATTGCGCCCTGATCGCTGAAGAGCGTGTAGGCTTGGCCGGGATCAGGCTCATTGTCTGTCGAACCTTCGCCGGTAAACACTGGTATCAGAACCGATTCCGAGCGGTTACCGTTCTGGTCCAACGCGGCTAATTCAATGGATTCCATTCCCTCTTCCAAGGCTGAATGATGGTCGAAAAAGGCGCTGGTACCGTTGCTTGCACTGAGTAGCTGAGCTTCGCTGTTACTGATTTCATAGCTCAGTGGTTCTGCTGCTCGATCCCAGAATATTTCGAAAACACCCAGTGAGTAGACTACCGCGTGTACATTGGTAGGCTTTGCCACAGAAGAGTGGGTGTCTGGCTGTGTGTTAACGATAACGGTGCCGCGGGCAATGACTTCATCTTCATCCAGAATCGCTTCGACTTCAAATTCATGGTTTTGTCCGGGCGCCAGAAGGTCTGTGTAATAGCTGATGCCATAGTCCTTTTCGCGAACAGCGATATCATCCATGCTGACGCGATATGTCAGATTACCAGTGGCGTTCTCTGGTAAGACTGTACGATCCCAGAACAACTCAGCGGCCGTCGTCGAATACACCGTCTGGCGAAGATTCATCGGTAGAGGGGAATCGTCAGCTGCTTGCGCGGATGCCATCGGTAGAAGGCCTAAATACAAGGCTAACCATGGGGTAGTTCGGGAGACTGCTTTTGCTTTAAATAGAAAGATCATCATGTCCTCAGGCTCTTTGCTTAGTGGTGGAGTTACAAACCGCTGTGGTTTGAACATGCAGTACAATGCAGTTGCATCGGAGGCTGACACTAGCATGTAGACATTTTCAGAAGCAGGTCAGCTGATGTTTGATGAAGAATGTAACAATCGGGAACGCTAATAGCTTTCAGAGGTGAATTGCATAGCCGCTATTCAGAAAAGGCAAACAGAAAGACGTCTCGGCGGCGTATCCATGGAATCTAGAAATACCTCCAGATATTTGATAACACTGCTGGTAGTCGCTCTATCTGGCATGCTCTCCAGTACCGCCATAGCGGACAAAGACATCATGGTGGGGCATCTCACTTACCACACGGGTGATTATGGGAGCTTTGGTCCCTTCTTTGATGGTGTTACGGATTTTACACTGGCAGTGATCAATGAAGACCCGCCACTGGGTCGAAGAATGTCTGCCATTCATCAGGACATCGGCACGATCGGAGAAGAGCGGGCGGTTAAAAAGCTCCTGAATATTGGCAAGGTTGAGATCGTGCTCAACGTAGCACACGAATATCTGAGCTACCGAGACTATCTTCTCAAGCGAATATCGTTTTTGAAAAAACCTCTGATGCCTTCTGTTCATGGTGGGGCCATAGATGCAATGTATGGAGGCAATGCAGAAGAGCCACTCTTCAGAGGTTCGCCAATGGACTCTGCTCAGAGTGCGGCGGCCATGCTATATATAAAGAATTCCGGGAAAAAGTCGGTGGTTCTTGTTGCAACAGAAAGTGCAGGTCATCTGTTGCAAATGGAAGCTGCTAAGAAGTCAGCGGAACGCCTGGGCATTCAGGTGCTAAAGTCAATGGTTATTCAGGACGACTGGACAGACTACAGCAGCGTGATTGAAGAAATTGCAGAAGTACAGGCAGAGGCCGTTGCGGTGTTCTCTGCACCTCGCAGTGGTGGTATTTTCATAAAAAATGCAGCAGAAGCGGGGAATTCCTGGTTTTTGGTTGGTACCAGTGAGTGGCAAGAGCAAGACTTCGTCAAAGAGGCGACGATAGAGGCTGTAAGAAAACATGAAGCGGTGGTTATGTCAGCGTATGCACATGCCCGCAGTCCCGCGTGGGGATACTACAAGAATGCCGCTGAAGCATCTGACCAGATAGATGTCATTGGTGATGTGGCTAATTCCTATGCCTTGCAGTATTACGATTTGCTGGTTGCCAGTGCTCTGGCCATAGAGAAAGCCGGAAAAATAGATGCGAGTAAATGGGCCAGTGCGATGTTTGCCGTTACCGCAGGTGGGGGAGAACTTGTCTACTCCTATGCGCAAGGCCTGGCTGCGATTCGTGCAGGCAAGGAAATCAACTACGATGGTGTAACCGGTTCGATGGAATTTACCGATACCGGTGTTGTAGCAGGCTTGTTCGGAATATTCGAGTGGGCCAGTGAAGATTCAGTGGTGCAGGTATCAACAGCCGACGGGGATGTGGTTGCTGAGCTGGGTCAAGAGTGAGATAGGAACTCAGAAAGGAATTTTTCAATGGTTGAACACACGATTATATTACGGCGAACGTGTGTCGCTCATTGCAAGCTGCTACAGATATGCTTCACCACGCTTTCAGCCTATCGATGGGTGCTCATGATTCTGAGTGATGGTGAGTTTGGAGTGGCAAAGTCCTCATGAAACAACTGAAGATGGGGATAAAATCCAAACTACTGGTCGCCTTTGGTCTGGTTGTGGGTACCACCTTGTTGGCGAGCACCATTGCCGTTAATTCTTACGGTACATTTTCGGCCTCTCTGCGAGAGATAACCGAAGTCAGCGTCCCTTTCATGTCTGAATCCATGGCCACCACGCAGTTGGCTGTCGAGTTGAATGCGGCCATTCCGGCCTTGTCGTCCGCTCGCATACAGTCAGATAGAATTGCAGAGCTGGAACGTATCAATATCAAAGTCGGCAGGCTGGAGCAGAAGTTTTCCGCTAACAAAGGTCTGGCTGGCTCAACGGAAGAGGTCAGCAAAAGTGTGAAGGCCATAAATTCGGTTCGAGAGCACCTTCAGACACTGGATCTGTCAGTCAGTGCTCGTATCGATGCGCTGGACAGTATCAAGATATTGATGCAGAAAATTGGTGTCATTCAGCGCCAGATCAATTCGGATTTGCTCGAGATATCCAACAAAGGCACCGCGGAATTCGAGGCGCTTGCCAGAGCCACATTTGCAGAGAACAGCGAGCAGGTTGATACCTTGATCGGCACGCGAATGCACCATCTGATCAACACGCTGAAGTTGCAGAACGCTGTGTCTACCTTTGAGTCTCTTGTACTTGCTACGGTGACGGGAGTCGCCAGAGAAGACTTGGCTGACATCAAGGCGTTGGCTTCAGCAACGGTACAAGACATCATACAGTTTCGACGTGAGATTTCGGTGGAGAACATTGATGACGTAGATTCGATGGATCTGGATATTGAAAAATTACTGAATATCGTCACGGACGAAGAATCATTCTTCAACAGCGTATCGGCAGGTTCTGCCACGATATCGAGCCCTGATTCAGGGGGCGCCGCAATCTCGGTTCGCGCGATGAAAACTCGTATTCTGGATGCACTCTCGCGAGCAGTGGAGGCCGAGAATTTCCTGATAATGCTGGATGGTAATGAGCTCTTGAACAAGTCCGAACAAATACTACCCAGGCTTATGTACGACGGGGTGGGACAACTAACAACCTTGCTTGAACTACGAGCTGAGCTGAATACGATTTCCGGTACGCTGGGGCAAGTTCCTCAGGTCAGTAATATTGCAGCAATGGAACCATTGAAAGAGCAGTATCGCTTGTCGCAGGGGCTGATCGAAAGGAGCCTGCCAAAGACCATTGACATACAGGGTATGCATGGTATCGCTGAGCAGGTCAAGGTCTTGTTCATGTTAGGTAACGATACTGATGGTATTTTCTATCATCGTGCGCAGGAATTGACTAGTGAGAAATCCATCCTTGAGTCAGTAGAGAAACTTGAGTCCATTCAGTCGGGTATCATTAATTACCTGGTAGATCGTGTGTATGAAAGTCGTGAGCAGGTGTCAAATGAGGGGGCTAAAGTCAATGGCTTGATTGACACTAGCCAGGCTCAGTTAATACTTGTTTCTGTGTTGAGTGTTCTGGTTACCGTGCTGGTGTTCTGGTTGCTGATTACTCGCAGTTTGCTCAAGCGTTTACTGCAAACCATCATCGCTCTCAAGTCACTTGCAGATGGAAAATACGATGTGTCCGTATCCATCAATGGCAATGATGAATTGACCGATCTTGCGAAGACCGTTGAAGTGTTCCGTCAAAATGGCATGACTGCGAAACAGCTGCAGGAAGAGCAGCAACGGCAAGCCGAGCAACAACGAAAGCTGGATCTTGAGTTGGCTGAAGAGGCGCAACTCAAACGTGATACGGAGTCAAAGCAGCATGATCTGGAGCAGGCCGAGGCTGCCATGCAACGTTCGGAGGCGTTGGAGTTACAGCAGCGTGTAGATCGCCTGCTGGCGGCAGTGAGTGCTGCGGCCAACGGAGATTTGAACTATCCGATTGACACTAACGGAGATGATCTTCCCGGGCAGATGGCGCGATCTCTTGATTTACTGTTTTCGGAGATGCGTTCGAGCATGCAGGCAATCAATACCAACTCCTATCAGTTGAGCAGTGCCTCTGAAAGGCTCTCTGCTCTGTCAGGAGATATGAACGAGTTGTCGAAGGCTAATGCAAACAATAGCCTGAAGGCCTCGCAAGTATCTGATGACGTAGACTCAGGCATCAATAGTGCGGCCGGAGCAGCTGAGGAACTCAGCGCATCCATAAAGCAAATTGCCCGTAATACGGCCGAAGCTGAGTCTGTCGCGGTAGAGGCTGTCAATCTTGTCCAAACCACCGATACAACTGTGCGAAAGCTAGCTGAGAGTAGCGTGGGTATCAGCTCTGTTATCAAAGTCATTACCTCGATTGCAGAGCAGACCAATCTATTGGCTCTGAACGCTACGATAGAGGCCGCTCGGGCGGGCGATGCAGGCAAGGGATTTGCCGTAGTGGCAGGTGAAGTGAAAGAGTTGGCGAAGGAGACAGCCAGGGCAACAGAACAGATCGAGTTGCGTATCAGTGATATTCGAACTGACACGGAGTCGGCTGTGACAGCAATACGATCAATATTCAATATTATCGGTCGTATCAGCGATATTCAGTCATCAATATCGGTGTCAGTCAATGAACAGGCAAGTGTGACCCAGGAGATCAGTCAGTCGGTATCCAGATCTGCCGATGGTAGCGAGGTTATATCGTTATTGATCAAGGATGTGGCCTTGAAGGCGCAAGGTAGTCAGAGCGCATCCAATGATGTGAAAACAGCGGCTCTCGAATTATCCGAAATGGCGACACAGCTGCAGCAGCTTGTGTCGCGATTTCAAAGTGATGCAAGCAAACCCCACTGACAGCACTGGCTGTCAGTGGGGCATGCAAGCCGTTTAGCTCGCGCTAGCTGCTTGCGCTTTATTGGCGCGTTGTTCAACCAGTGATTGTCGCAAACCAATGAACAGGCTGACACACAGTATCAACAGTACGACAGTAAACGGGAAGCCGGTTGAGACTGCCATCGCCTGAAGTGCTGTCAATGCTTCGGAACCACCAACCAGCAGCAGTGTCGCTGCCACAACGCCTTCAAAGGTGCACCAGAAAACACGTTGAGCCGCGGGTGCGTTGGTTTTGCCACCGGCGGTAATGGTGTCGATGACCAGTGACCCGGAATCTGAAGAGGTCACAAAGAAAACCAGTACCAGAAGGATGCCGAGCATTGAGGTGATCGTGGCGAATGGCATTTGCTCAAGCATGACGAACAACTTGAGCTCGAGTGCAACGTCCTTGACGGGGGCTGCTACATCAGCAATCACCTGGGCAATGGCTGTACCACCAAAGGCGCCCATCCACAGTACGCAGACAAACGTTGGAATGACCAATACGCAGAAAATGAATTCACGTACGGTTCTGCCACGTGAAACTCGTGCGATGAACATGCCGACAAAAGGTGACCAGGAGATCCACCAAGCCCAGTAGAAGCCAGTCCAGCCTTGTGAAAAGTTGGTGTCTTCACGTCCGAAAGGCATGGATAACGGAATGATGTCCTTGATGTAGGCAGCACCACCGGCAATGGTCGTGTCAAAAATCTCTGCAGTGGGTCCCAGTACAATGATGAACAGCAGAAGCAGGCCTGCCAGAATGATGTTGATCTCGGAGAGAATCTTGACGCCACCGTCGAGCCCTCGTAGAACCGATATCAGGGCAAGACCGGTGATGACTGCAATCAGGACCACCTTGGCAATACTACCGGTGCCCCAGCCAAACAGATGATTCAATCCGGCAAGTGCCTGCTCTGTTCCAAAACCCAGCGAGGTGGCCAGGCCAAATAATGTAGCAAACACCGCGATGATGTCGATGGTGTGTCCCCACCAGCCCCAGATGCGTTCCCCAAGGATGGGATAGAAAGCCGAACGCAAGGTCAGAGGCAAGCCACGATTATAGGTAAAGAAAGCCAGTGCCAGAGCCAGTACTGCATAGATGGCCCAGGGGTGTAGCGCCCAGTGAAAGATGGTGGCTGCCATGGCCAGATTTCTTGCTTCAATAACGTCGCCGCCGGCACCGCCCAGAGGGGCCCAATCGGTTCTCATGCCACCTTCCATTGTGACACCGCCCAGAGACGAGCCAAAGTGTGACATGGGTTCGGAGACACCGAAGAACATCAGGCCAATACCCATACCTGCTGCAAACAACATGGCAAACCAACCCATATAGCTGTAATCAGGCTTGGCATCTTCTCCACCCAATCTGACACCACCTAGTGGTGTGACAAGCAACATCAAACAGAAAAGAACAAAGATGTTGGCTGCACTCAGGAAGAACCAGTCAAATGTAGATGTCAGGTAAGGGCGCAACCAGCCAAAGAATTCGGTTGCTTGTGCCTGAAATACCAGAGTAATCAGTACAAACCCGACCACTGCCAGAGCAGATATGGGAAAGACAGGGTTGTGGATTTCGAGGCCAAAGGGGTTGGCATTGTCCTGGCCGATTTCAAAATCGGTTTCTATCGGGTGTGGTGCATTATCCATATGACCCTCAATCGGGTCCTCAGGGGGCGTGTCAACACGATCAGTCATACGCAGTTGTCCTGTGTTCTAGTGAATTCTGGTTGCAGAGCAAGCCGCAGGACTTGATGAACCACGAGGCGCTGGTAGCGCATTTACGACCATGGATGCCGAAGTGCACTAGCGCTGGCAGATGAGGTTGCCGCTAGTCAATCTGTAAAGAAAGTGACAGCCAGAGCAGCAGAATTGCCGCTTGATCCGAGTTGGCAGTCTACGCTAGACACTGTTGCATTGCCATTGTGACAGGCTGCCTGTAAATATGACATTCACTCTGAATATGAGTATTTGTGGTGAATGGATACCCGTCAAAGTGGCCTGAGATGGCCGTAGAGCCGCGTTTTCATGACCTGGGCAGAACAGCGGATGATGGAAAGCTGCGCGTCTGACAAAAACCTGTGAACAGAAGAGGGGGCAGGGCTAGAAACGATCGATTGGGCAATAATATGGGTTTGTCAATGCGTGTTATTGATAACAAGGGCGCATCGCCTGGAGTATAAATTCAGGGCTTTTCGAATTTATAGCCAATACCGTAGACCGAGTGTACGTACTCTGCTCCGGGGTGAAGGTCGTGAAGTTTCTGGCGCAGCTTCTTGACGTGGCTATCAATGGTGCGGTCACTGACAATGCGGTTGTCGGTATAGATCCGATGCATCAATTGGTCTCGGCTCAGAATATGCCCGGGCTTGTCATGTAGTGCCTTGAGCAGGAATAGCTCAACACGGGTCAGTTCGCAATGTGCGCCGTGGATGGTCACCATCGCTTTGGTCTCGTCCAGGAAGAAGCTTTCATCCTGATCGGCACCGTCGGTTTTTGGTTGACTGCGCCTGAGTACCGCCTTCACACGAGCGACTACTTCGCGTGGACTGTAAGGCTTGCAGATATAATCATCAGCACCAATTTCCAGGCCCAGAAGACGATCTATCTCCTCGACGCGAGCGGTCAGCATGATAATGGGCAGCTCAGTATTGGTCTTGCGCAACTCACGGCAGACACTCATGCCATCAAGTCCCGGTAACATCAAATCCAGCAAGAGCAGGGCAGGTGGCGCCTCAAGAATGCTTTTTAGAGCCTGCTCACCGTCGTGATATACGACGGTATCGAATCCTGCCTGGGTCAGATAGCCTTGCATCAGGTTAGCGAGTTTGGGCTCGTCTTCCACAATCGCAATCATCATGTTCGTTTTACCGGAAAAGTGGCAGATTGATACTGATTTTCAGGCCGCCGAGTTCAGAGTGTGAAGCGTTCACCTCACCATCATGAGCTTCCACAATTCGCTTGGCAATGGCAAGGCCAAGCCCCGCTCCACCGGTTGCGCGGTTACGTGAGGCTTCCACACGATACAAGGTATTGAAAAGAAGAGGTAGCTGATCATCGGTCACGCCGGGAGAGGCGTCTTCCCATGTAATGTGGATGTGTTCAGTTTGAATCTGGATGCCAATATTCACAGTGCCACCCGGATCGGTATAGCGAATCGAATTTTGCAGCAGGTTGTCGAACAACTGTTCCAGGCGCTGACGATCACCGCGTGTAAACAACGGTTTGCCGGGCTGGTCGATTTCCACACTGATATCTTTGGAATTGGCCAGAGGAGTAGCCGAGTGGCAGCGTGCCGCGATGATTGATACCAAGTCCAATGGTTCAAATTGATAATCCAGCGCGCCGATGTCCGACAAGGTCAGGCTGTGAAGATCGTTGATCAGTCGTGACAGGCGTAGCGATTCGCTGTGTAGTGATGCGATAGAGGTCTCATTCACTGGAATGACGCCATCAATCATGGCTTCCAGCTCCCCCTGCAAAATGGCAACGGGCGTACGCAGCTCGTGAGAGATTTCTGCCAGCCATTGTTGGCGAGCGCTCAGATTCTGATCCAATGTCATTGCCAGCCGGTTGATGTCGTGTGAGAGGTCGCCAATCTCATCCTTGCGATCAGAGTAGATACGATGCGTGAACTCCCCTTGGCTGATTCTACTTACGGCGCCCTTTATCTTGAGAATGGGGCCAACAAGGCGTGCCGCCAGAATAACAGCGAGCAAGGCTGAGAGCAGGATCACGAAAAGCGCACCGTAGGCAAAGCTTCGACGCTGTTGTTCGGAAAATACCTTGTCGAGCCCACCGGACAATTGCTGTCTCTGGAGGTAGCCAAGATAGCCTTCAATCTTGCCATTGACGCGAATAGGCAGCCAGATATGCTCAGGTTGACTGGAGCTCATGTGGCTGGGGCCGATCAGAATATGCCGTTGAGCATCAGCCAGTACCAGTTGGGCCGCAATCGTCAGAACAGTTTCCGAGCTGTCCAATGTCGCAGGCCGTGGAGGTGGCGGCCTGTCATCGTCCATTAATGGTGGTCTGGGATTTATTGCAGATTCAGGTGGATGCTCTGGGCCGCGAGGTGGCGAGGGGCGCTTGCCTGCATATTTCTGGAGCAAAGACTCCCAGGTTGGCAGCTCGTCGATCAGCCAGTTCCAGCTACCTGAGCGCTCGAAGCCTGCGCTCAGTTCATCGATCATGGGTGCAAGCTTTTGTATCTCACTCTGGTTGAGATAGCCTAGAAACCCACGATTAAAGCTCCAGCTGTTGAAGGCATATAAAAGTACGATAAGTAGCCCGCTACTCAGTAGCAGGCTCAGAAACAACTGGTATTTGAGGCGCATTGCGAACAGAGTTTATACCGGATTATCCGGCTATCGGCTCACAGCTCCGGCTTTACAGCAGTATCCTGATTCTTTGCACAATTCAATGTGTTGCACTGGATATCCAGACTTGACTCTGATGCCGTTCTTTACTGCATCAGTGGTGCAACTGTTTGACCAGCGCCGTGATGGAAAGCGGCACCGGTCATGTTCAGGGTTTATTTCGAACGACTGGATTGGGCTTCGTCTATCAGATAGCGCAAAAAATCCTGGATTGATCGCAAATTGAGCTCTGCATCTTTCATGTGCTGATCTAGATTGAGAATCTCGCGTTCCTGCGCCATCGCATCACGCTTCTCCAGCTCGGCTCTGAGCTCTGTCAGAGTCTTCTCTGTCTGACCAACCAGAATACGCAGGTTTTCGTTTGTCAGTGTTTTGAGTTCATTCATGGTTTCAGCTCCTCAAGCTAGCGCAGTGACACCGAGACAAACGCCGGGTATGACAAAGAAAACGCCCAGGATATAGGCCAGGGCAACTGACTTGTTCTCGGCAGCTGTCTGCCCTAGCCACTCTGCGGCTCTGACTGGCAAATATCTGAGGAAGGGCAAGCCGTAGATGACGATGACGCCAACCACGTTGTACGTAAGGTGGATGAAGGCGATTTGCAGGGCTGCTTCAGCGTTGCCAGTGACGGCTGTAGCTGCCAGAACGGCCGTCAGACAGGTACCGATATTGGCACCCAGTGTGAACGGGTAGATTTGCTTCAGTGTGAAGGCGCCAGAACCTGCCAGAGGCACCATCAGTGAGGTGGTGGTGGATGAGGATTGCACCAGGGTGGTCACCAGAGTGCCCGACAGGATTCCTGACAAGGGGCCGCGGCCGATGGCGGTGTGCATGATGTCGCGTGCTCTGCCCACCATCAGTTTCTTCAGTAAACGTCCCACCAGGGTGATGGAAAGAAATATCAGTGCAATACCGAATAGCGCCAGAACGACTCCGCCCAATGGGTCGCCCAGGGACAGGAATACATTTTTGGCCGTGTTGACCACAGGAGCGGTTGCCGTCTTGACGAAGTTCATGCTGCTCATGGAAGCATCGGCGCCGCCATAGAATGGCTGTGCAAGTAATTTGCCGGTCTTTTCCAGCAGACCGAATGCGATTTCCAGCGGCAGAAAGATCACCACTGAAAACAGATTGAAAAAATCATGCACAGTCGCAGCGGAGAACGCTCTTGAGAATTCCTTTTTCTCTCGCACATGGCCCAGTGAGACCAGCGTATTGGTTATCGAGGTGCCTATATTGGCGCCCATGACCATAGGTACTGCGACAGCAACCGGTAGGCCGCCAGCAACCAGGCCGACGATGATTGAGGTGACCGTAGAGGAGGACTGAATCAGGGCGGTGGCGACCGTGCCAACGACCAGACCAGCAAACGGATTGATGGCGAAGGCGAACAGTTGTTCGGCCTGATCACCCGTTGCCGCCTTGAAGCCGGAGCCAATCATGCCAACGGCACAGATCAGGAGATAGACGAGTGCCGCAACTCCCAGCCATTGTTGCCAGGTTCCCTTTTGCTCCCGTTCGAGGAGCCTCGCATCTGCCGGTTGATAGTCTGTCGTGGCCACTGTCAATGCTCGCTGTTGCAAAGTCGCCGAGGCTACTCAGGCTTGATGACAGAACGGTTAAAACGATGATTAAGGGGGCGTGATTCTTGATAGGTTTCTCATTTGC is a window encoding:
- a CDS encoding ABC transporter substrate-binding protein — translated: MESRNTSRYLITLLVVALSGMLSSTAIADKDIMVGHLTYHTGDYGSFGPFFDGVTDFTLAVINEDPPLGRRMSAIHQDIGTIGEERAVKKLLNIGKVEIVLNVAHEYLSYRDYLLKRISFLKKPLMPSVHGGAIDAMYGGNAEEPLFRGSPMDSAQSAAAMLYIKNSGKKSVVLVATESAGHLLQMEAAKKSAERLGIQVLKSMVIQDDWTDYSSVIEEIAEVQAEAVAVFSAPRSGGIFIKNAAEAGNSWFLVGTSEWQEQDFVKEATIEAVRKHEAVVMSAYAHARSPAWGYYKNAAEASDQIDVIGDVANSYALQYYDLLVASALAIEKAGKIDASKWASAMFAVTAGGGELVYSYAQGLAAIRAGKEINYDGVTGSMEFTDTGVVAGLFGIFEWASEDSVVQVSTADGDVVAELGQE
- a CDS encoding methyl-accepting chemotaxis protein translates to MKQLKMGIKSKLLVAFGLVVGTTLLASTIAVNSYGTFSASLREITEVSVPFMSESMATTQLAVELNAAIPALSSARIQSDRIAELERINIKVGRLEQKFSANKGLAGSTEEVSKSVKAINSVREHLQTLDLSVSARIDALDSIKILMQKIGVIQRQINSDLLEISNKGTAEFEALARATFAENSEQVDTLIGTRMHHLINTLKLQNAVSTFESLVLATVTGVAREDLADIKALASATVQDIIQFRREISVENIDDVDSMDLDIEKLLNIVTDEESFFNSVSAGSATISSPDSGGAAISVRAMKTRILDALSRAVEAENFLIMLDGNELLNKSEQILPRLMYDGVGQLTTLLELRAELNTISGTLGQVPQVSNIAAMEPLKEQYRLSQGLIERSLPKTIDIQGMHGIAEQVKVLFMLGNDTDGIFYHRAQELTSEKSILESVEKLESIQSGIINYLVDRVYESREQVSNEGAKVNGLIDTSQAQLILVSVLSVLVTVLVFWLLITRSLLKRLLQTIIALKSLADGKYDVSVSINGNDELTDLAKTVEVFRQNGMTAKQLQEEQQRQAEQQRKLDLELAEEAQLKRDTESKQHDLEQAEAAMQRSEALELQQRVDRLLAAVSAAANGDLNYPIDTNGDDLPGQMARSLDLLFSEMRSSMQAINTNSYQLSSASERLSALSGDMNELSKANANNSLKASQVSDDVDSGINSAAGAAEELSASIKQIARNTAEAESVAVEAVNLVQTTDTTVRKLAESSVGISSVIKVITSIAEQTNLLALNATIEAARAGDAGKGFAVVAGEVKELAKETARATEQIELRISDIRTDTESAVTAIRSIFNIIGRISDIQSSISVSVNEQASVTQEISQSVSRSADGSEVISLLIKDVALKAQGSQSASNDVKTAALELSEMATQLQQLVSRFQSDASKPH
- a CDS encoding BCCT family transporter, translating into MTDRVDTPPEDPIEGHMDNAPHPIETDFEIGQDNANPFGLEIHNPVFPISALAVVGFVLITLVFQAQATEFFGWLRPYLTSTFDWFFLSAANIFVLFCLMLLVTPLGGVRLGGEDAKPDYSYMGWFAMLFAAGMGIGLMFFGVSEPMSHFGSSLGGVTMEGGMRTDWAPLGGAGGDVIEARNLAMAATIFHWALHPWAIYAVLALALAFFTYNRGLPLTLRSAFYPILGERIWGWWGHTIDIIAVFATLFGLATSLGFGTEQALAGLNHLFGWGTGSIAKVVLIAVITGLALISVLRGLDGGVKILSEINIILAGLLLLFIIVLGPTAEIFDTTIAGGAAYIKDIIPLSMPFGREDTNFSQGWTGFYWAWWISWSPFVGMFIARVSRGRTVREFIFCVLVIPTFVCVLWMGAFGGTAIAQVIADVAAPVKDVALELKLFVMLEQMPFATITSMLGILLVLVFFVTSSDSGSLVIDTITAGGKTNAPAAQRVFWCTFEGVVAATLLLVGGSEALTALQAMAVSTGFPFTVVLLILCVSLFIGLRQSLVEQRANKAQAASAS
- a CDS encoding response regulator — translated: MMIAIVEDEPKLANLMQGYLTQAGFDTVVYHDGEQALKSILEAPPALLLLDLMLPGLDGMSVCRELRKTNTELPIIMLTARVEEIDRLLGLEIGADDYICKPYSPREVVARVKAVLRRSQPKTDGADQDESFFLDETKAMVTIHGAHCELTRVELFLLKALHDKPGHILSRDQLMHRIYTDNRIVSDRTIDSHVKKLRQKLHDLHPGAEYVHSVYGIGYKFEKP
- a CDS encoding ATP-binding protein, which encodes MRLKYQLFLSLLLSSGLLIVLLYAFNSWSFNRGFLGYLNQSEIQKLAPMIDELSAGFERSGSWNWLIDELPTWESLLQKYAGKRPSPPRGPEHPPESAINPRPPLMDDDRPPPPRPATLDSSETVLTIAAQLVLADAQRHILIGPSHMSSSQPEHIWLPIRVNGKIEGYLGYLQRQQLSGGLDKVFSEQQRRSFAYGALFVILLSALLAVILAARLVGPILKIKGAVSRISQGEFTHRIYSDRKDEIGDLSHDINRLAMTLDQNLSARQQWLAEISHELRTPVAILQGELEAMIDGVIPVNETSIASLHSESLRLSRLINDLHSLTLSDIGALDYQFEPLDLVSIIAARCHSATPLANSKDISVEIDQPGKPLFTRGDRQRLEQLFDNLLQNSIRYTDPGGTVNIGIQIQTEHIHITWEDASPGVTDDQLPLLFNTLYRVEASRNRATGGAGLGLAIAKRIVEAHDGEVNASHSELGGLKISINLPLFR
- a CDS encoding Na/Pi symporter — its product is MATTDYQPADARLLEREQKGTWQQWLGVAALVYLLICAVGMIGSGFKAATGDQAEQLFAFAINPFAGLVVGTVATALIQSSSTVTSIIVGLVAGGLPVAVAVPMVMGANIGTSITNTLVSLGHVREKKEFSRAFSAATVHDFFNLFSVVIFLPLEIAFGLLEKTGKLLAQPFYGGADASMSSMNFVKTATAPVVNTAKNVFLSLGDPLGGVVLALFGIALIFLSITLVGRLLKKLMVGRARDIMHTAIGRGPLSGILSGTLVTTLVQSSSTTTSLMVPLAGSGAFTLKQIYPFTLGANIGTCLTAVLAATAVTGNAEAALQIAFIHLTYNVVGVIVIYGLPFLRYLPVRAAEWLGQTAAENKSVALAYILGVFFVIPGVCLGVTALA